The DNA segment AAGATCATCACTGGTCAAAGAAGTGACTGTTCCGCAGCAGTTCCACTTGGGAAGTTCAATCAGTTCAATATCAAGAACCTTTGAAACTTCGAGAGCGGAAATCTCAAAATTTTTTGCAGTTGTTTTTAATGTACAGCCTGGAAAATATGGTATCTTCATTTTTTATCCTGTAAACTTTCGGAAACTACTTACTATTGCAATTTGAGGGAGTCTTTCCATTTCTTCGTCCGGGATCCCGTTAATATCAATATAATCAATAGCCTGTCTAAGTTTTACCTGCCTAAGGGCTTCAGCGACTTTGGATACATCAAGGCCGCGCGGGCATCTTACAGTACATGCAAAACATGAGGCGCATATCCACATGGCTTTTGTATCCATCACTTCTTTCTGGCCCAGTTGCACCATGCGCATAATCTCCGAGGGAGTAATATCCATCTCTTCAACCATTGGGCAGCTTCCGGAACATGTTCCGCACTGGTCACACCTTGTTATTACCTGATCGGAAAGCTCGCTTATTTTTTTTAAAAAAGCGACATTTTCCGATGTTATTACTATTTTTCTGGCCATAATATTATCCGAATAATTTTTCGTCTATTGTTTTACCCAGTTTTTCTTTTACATCTTCAGGAACCGGGCCCAGGTTTCTCACAAAATCAGACAAAGCATTAATGTTATCCACAAATCCGGTAAGCATAACTGTTACAAACTGGACAAGACGAACTCTGTCCTTCTCAACCCCGTACTCTTCTAATATCTCTTGAACCTTTGATACGTTTTCCTGGATTGTAACCACGCTGTGTGAATAAGGATTGGATTTCTGTTCACTCTCTCCAAAAAGAATGCCGTCTGCTCCGAGACTGAAAGCCTGAAGCATGAGTTTGGGGGTTATTCTGCTGCCGCTTGGAACACGAATTATTCTTGAATCCAAAGAGTAGGCTTTTTTCGCAGTACCAACATTATCAGCAAGCCTGTAAGCAGTCATATCATCAGCAAATACAAGGACTCTATAGTCGCCCACTTTTTTATCAGCCATAGCGGCCTCAACCTCAGCAAGCAGCTGATCAGTTGTATAGCAGTGAAGGTCAAGAGCATCCTGAGGGCAGTAT comes from the bacterium genome and includes:
- a CDS encoding 4Fe-4S dicluster domain-containing protein, whose protein sequence is MARKIVITSENVAFLKKISELSDQVITRCDQCGTCSGSCPMVEEMDITPSEIMRMVQLGQKEVMDTKAMWICASCFACTVRCPRGLDVSKVAEALRQVKLRQAIDYIDINGIPDEEMERLPQIAIVSSFRKFTG